A region from the Halosolutus gelatinilyticus genome encodes:
- the pyrG gene encoding glutamine hydrolyzing CTP synthase, whose protein sequence is MPTESDTHYDPSLGNKFIFVTGGVMSGLGKGITAASTGRLLKNAGFDVTAVKIDPYLNVDAGTMNPYQHGEVYVLEDGGEVDLDLGNYERFLDVDMTSDHNITTGKTYQHVIEQERAGDYLGKTVQIIPHITDDIKRRIREAAEGTDVCIVEVGGTVGDIEGMPYLEALRQFAHEEPEENVLFVHVTLVPYSKNGEQKTKPTQHSVKEVRSIGLQPDVIVGRCEDRLAPETKEKIALFCDIPTEAVFSNPDVDDVYHVPLMVEDEGLDQYVLERFGLAGDALPEGERTNEWREIVTTEKDGTVDVALVGKYDLEDAYMSIHESLKHAGFELDVDVNVHWVSAGEIADGHDGQLDDVDGVIVPGGFGMRGSEGKIEAVRYARENDVPFLGLCLGFQMAVVEYARNVLALEGAHSAEMDGETPHPVIDILPEQYEVEDMGGTMRLGEHTTVIEPETLAYELYGDTSCSERHRHRYEVNPEYFDAFEDEPLVFSGTAGNRMEILELDGHPYFLGTQFHPEYTSRPGQPSPPFLGLVEAVVDRTASESADGTETDAETEVTH, encoded by the coding sequence ATGCCGACGGAATCGGACACTCATTATGACCCCTCGCTGGGGAACAAGTTCATCTTCGTCACCGGCGGCGTGATGTCCGGACTCGGGAAGGGGATCACGGCCGCAAGTACCGGCCGACTCCTGAAGAACGCCGGGTTCGACGTCACCGCCGTCAAGATCGATCCGTACCTGAACGTCGACGCGGGGACGATGAACCCCTACCAGCACGGGGAAGTCTACGTCTTAGAGGACGGGGGCGAGGTCGACCTCGACCTGGGGAACTACGAGCGGTTCCTCGACGTCGACATGACCTCGGACCACAACATCACCACCGGGAAGACCTACCAGCACGTCATCGAGCAAGAGCGCGCCGGCGACTACCTGGGGAAGACGGTCCAGATCATCCCGCACATCACCGACGACATCAAGCGCCGCATTCGGGAAGCCGCCGAGGGAACCGACGTCTGCATCGTCGAGGTCGGCGGCACGGTCGGCGACATCGAGGGCATGCCCTACCTCGAAGCCCTGCGACAGTTCGCCCACGAGGAACCCGAGGAGAACGTCCTGTTCGTCCACGTCACCCTGGTTCCGTATTCGAAAAACGGCGAGCAAAAGACCAAGCCCACGCAACACAGCGTCAAGGAGGTCCGATCGATCGGCCTCCAGCCCGACGTGATCGTCGGCCGCTGTGAGGACCGACTCGCCCCCGAGACGAAGGAAAAGATCGCCCTGTTCTGCGACATTCCGACTGAAGCCGTCTTCTCGAACCCGGACGTCGACGACGTCTACCACGTCCCGCTGATGGTCGAGGACGAGGGGCTCGACCAGTACGTGCTCGAACGGTTCGGGCTCGCCGGCGACGCGCTGCCGGAGGGCGAGCGGACCAACGAATGGCGAGAGATCGTCACGACGGAGAAAGACGGCACTGTCGACGTCGCGCTGGTTGGCAAGTACGATCTGGAGGACGCCTACATGTCGATTCACGAATCGCTCAAACACGCGGGCTTCGAACTCGACGTCGACGTGAACGTCCACTGGGTGTCCGCCGGCGAGATCGCCGACGGCCACGACGGCCAACTCGACGACGTGGACGGCGTCATCGTCCCCGGCGGCTTCGGGATGCGCGGCTCCGAAGGCAAGATCGAGGCCGTCCGGTACGCCCGCGAGAACGACGTCCCCTTCCTCGGGCTCTGTCTCGGCTTCCAGATGGCCGTCGTCGAGTACGCCCGGAACGTCCTAGCGCTGGAGGGCGCTCACTCGGCGGAGATGGACGGGGAGACGCCCCACCCGGTCATCGACATCCTGCCCGAACAGTACGAGGTCGAGGACATGGGCGGCACGATGCGACTCGGCGAGCATACGACGGTGATCGAACCCGAGACGCTCGCCTACGAGCTCTACGGCGACACGTCCTGTTCCGAGCGCCACCGCCACCGTTACGAGGTCAACCCCGAGTACTTCGACGCGTTCGAGGACGAACCTCTCGTCTTCTCCGGCACCGCGGGTAACCGGATGGAGATCCTCGAACTCGACGGACACCCCTACTTCCTCGGAACGCAGTTCCACCCCGAGTACACGTCCCGTCCCGGCCAGCCGAGTCCCCCGTTCCTCGGGCTGGTCGAGGCCGTCGTCGATCGAACAGCGTCCGAGTCGGCCGACGGCACCGAAACCGACGCCGAAACGGAGGTTACCCACTGA
- a CDS encoding PH domain-containing protein, whose translation MESRTDYARIEIGEPDIGFQAGFGFYLGLVAAGFAAIAGILADLTTAALLGLLPTFVTAVTIVGHVLAKRAHGLPEEIGRSRRLRLACYLPPVAAVATFYAAYAGLIEAGGRFALVTALTVLLTGIAAFGVDRMSRNRYVDMVTADEPAATWTYWRTSSGFSQPVFTVIMAITTLFGAGTALTGHPQGLFWSAYGLLMLYLHHSDRYADEFGSGDRWTAPKLRAHEAGLVVGRPFAKTLVPWDDVEDVRLTDDALVVERRRFGRRSRWFDLRCDREAIDDPEAVAEAIEAVRSPLAAHSR comes from the coding sequence GTGGAATCACGCACGGACTACGCCCGTATCGAGATCGGCGAACCCGACATCGGATTCCAGGCCGGATTCGGGTTCTACCTCGGACTCGTCGCCGCCGGATTCGCGGCGATCGCCGGGATACTCGCCGACCTGACGACGGCGGCGCTGCTGGGTCTCCTCCCGACTTTCGTGACCGCCGTGACGATCGTCGGCCACGTGCTCGCAAAGCGCGCCCACGGCCTCCCCGAGGAGATCGGCCGAAGCCGTCGCCTCCGCCTCGCCTGCTACCTCCCGCCGGTTGCGGCCGTCGCGACGTTTTACGCCGCTTACGCCGGCCTGATCGAAGCCGGCGGCCGGTTCGCCCTCGTCACGGCGCTGACCGTCCTGCTGACCGGCATTGCGGCGTTTGGCGTCGATCGGATGTCGCGCAACCGGTACGTCGACATGGTCACCGCGGACGAACCCGCGGCGACCTGGACCTATTGGCGGACCTCCTCCGGGTTCTCTCAGCCGGTCTTCACCGTGATTATGGCTATCACGACGCTCTTCGGCGCCGGAACCGCACTGACCGGACACCCGCAGGGGCTGTTCTGGTCGGCGTACGGTCTCCTCATGCTCTATCTGCACCACTCCGATCGGTACGCAGACGAGTTCGGGTCCGGCGATCGGTGGACCGCGCCGAAACTGCGCGCTCACGAGGCCGGACTCGTCGTCGGCCGTCCGTTCGCGAAGACGCTCGTCCCGTGGGACGACGTCGAGGACGTCCGACTCACCGACGACGCGCTCGTCGTCGAGCGCCGACGCTTCGGCCGTCGGTCCCGCTGGTTCGATCTCCGCTGCGACCGCGAGGCGATCGACGATCCCGAGGCCGTCGCGGAGGCGATCGAAGCGGTGCGCTCGCCGCTCGCTGCTCACTCTCGCTAG
- the infB gene encoding translation initiation factor IF-2 — MSDSDTHDPTSLRTPIVAVLGHVDHGKTSLLDKIRGSAVIEGEAGAITQHIGATAVPLDIVSTIAGDLVDPDDFDLPGLLFIDTPGHHSFTTLRSRGGALADIAILVVDVNDGFQPQTLEALDILKRSQTPFIVAANKIDTVPGWNPTEDAPITATYESQSDRVRGRLDESLYEIIGNLSDEGFSADLYWRVQNFQRNVGVVPVSAMTGEGVPDLLTVMMGLSQRYMKEEMEIDVAGPGVGTVLEVKEEKGFGKTVDIVLYDGTIRADDTIVVGGQNDPIVTEVRALLQPRPLAEIRTESRFEKVDEVGAAAGIKVAAPDLGDAMAGAPVRVVRNRDLDEVIEEVEAELADIAVDTEEQGVVVKADTLGSLEAMADALEEAEVPIVRAEVGDVAPRDVSVASTADDPKQQVILGFNVDVLSDANQRAEIEDVTVFTDQVIYQLIEEYEEFVEEIERAQQDTILENIVRPARFRILPDHTFRQNDPAVVGVEVNSGTLQNNTNVVKFEGNEPDRVGRIKGIQEQGEDVDEARAGNRVSVAIDGPTVGRQIEEDDELWAELPEKHAKILEQELASEIPGDELEALNMYLDKLRSRDPFWGK; from the coding sequence CAAGATCCGCGGCTCCGCGGTCATCGAGGGCGAAGCGGGCGCGATCACCCAGCACATCGGCGCCACCGCGGTTCCGCTCGACATCGTCTCGACGATCGCGGGCGACCTCGTCGATCCCGACGACTTCGATCTGCCCGGCCTGCTGTTCATCGATACGCCGGGCCACCACTCCTTTACGACGCTGCGATCGCGCGGCGGCGCGCTCGCGGACATCGCGATCCTCGTCGTCGACGTCAACGACGGGTTCCAGCCCCAGACGCTCGAGGCCCTCGACATCCTCAAGCGATCGCAGACGCCGTTTATCGTCGCCGCGAACAAGATCGACACCGTCCCCGGCTGGAATCCGACGGAGGACGCACCGATCACCGCGACCTACGAGTCTCAGTCCGATCGGGTCCGGGGACGACTGGACGAAAGCCTCTACGAGATCATCGGGAACCTCTCGGACGAGGGCTTCTCCGCGGACCTGTACTGGCGGGTCCAGAACTTCCAGCGAAACGTCGGCGTCGTCCCCGTCTCGGCGATGACCGGCGAGGGCGTCCCGGACCTGCTCACCGTGATGATGGGGCTCTCCCAGCGGTACATGAAAGAGGAGATGGAGATCGACGTCGCCGGCCCCGGCGTCGGGACCGTCCTCGAAGTCAAAGAGGAGAAGGGCTTCGGGAAGACGGTCGACATCGTCCTCTACGACGGCACCATCAGAGCCGACGACACGATCGTCGTCGGCGGACAGAACGATCCGATCGTCACCGAAGTTCGCGCGCTGCTCCAGCCGCGACCGCTCGCCGAGATTCGCACCGAGAGCCGCTTCGAGAAAGTCGACGAGGTCGGCGCCGCGGCCGGGATCAAGGTCGCCGCGCCCGACCTCGGGGACGCGATGGCCGGCGCGCCCGTCCGCGTGGTCCGGAACCGCGATCTCGACGAGGTCATCGAGGAAGTCGAGGCCGAACTCGCGGACATCGCCGTCGACACCGAAGAGCAAGGCGTCGTCGTCAAAGCCGACACCCTGGGGAGCCTCGAGGCGATGGCCGACGCTCTGGAGGAGGCGGAGGTGCCGATCGTCCGCGCGGAAGTCGGCGACGTCGCCCCGCGGGACGTCTCCGTCGCGTCGACGGCCGACGATCCGAAACAGCAGGTGATCCTCGGGTTCAACGTCGACGTCCTCTCCGACGCGAATCAGCGCGCCGAGATCGAGGACGTGACGGTCTTTACCGACCAGGTCATCTACCAGTTGATCGAGGAGTACGAGGAGTTCGTCGAGGAGATCGAGCGCGCCCAACAGGACACCATCCTCGAGAACATCGTCCGACCGGCCCGGTTCCGGATCCTGCCGGACCACACCTTCCGCCAGAACGACCCCGCGGTCGTCGGCGTCGAAGTGAACTCCGGGACGTTGCAGAATAACACGAACGTCGTCAAATTCGAAGGCAACGAGCCCGATCGCGTCGGCCGGATCAAGGGGATTCAGGAGCAGGGCGAGGACGTCGACGAGGCCCGTGCCGGCAACCGCGTCTCGGTCGCGATCGACGGTCCCACCGTCGGCCGCCAGATCGAGGAGGACGACGAACTCTGGGCGGAACTCCCCGAGAAGCACGCGAAGATCTTGGAACAGGAACTCGCGAGCGAGATCCCCGGCGACGAACTCGAAGCGCTGAACATGTACCTCGACAAACTCCGGAGTCGCGATCCGTTCTGGGGCAAGTAA